One Anastrepha obliqua isolate idAnaObli1 chromosome 6, idAnaObli1_1.0, whole genome shotgun sequence DNA window includes the following coding sequences:
- the LOC129250803 gene encoding uncharacterized protein K02A2.6-like translates to MDRNGKQIKSSGDSHSSTDSSTFTVKTERVILQEVKRVNMAGVGNLEPFDLNHPNKWSTYMARFDLFLLANDIQEEGRQKAAFLTLAGAPLYDLLASLASPKQVSNLNLPDIKTILTNHFSPRPSEIAAYYHFHKRDQYPDESVSNYIAALRTLAVDCNFGTALDRMLRDRFVCGMKDEGLQKSLLAEKDLTVQKVIERALSNEAAAISAMAMRHPSEPVNVVNDNRFRTRTKNAVNRNQQLSCNGCGGSHPRKQCPYRESLCNACGVKGHLQRACRSASNVNSHRASSSNSTNARSGSMRKKSSRRENVNQITPLVNQKKSISVTINGSTCIFEVDSGSPVTIMTESTFNSVWSNRRPNLSKCDLDLSNYQRNHIPVKGIIDVSIYYNHRKIDNLPLIIANSGGSNLVGCNWFDALGIRIEGVFAVNSGLSIKAILKKYDHLFSTDLGRYTGPPVSLQIDSAVPPVRLPPRRIPFAIKGPVEEELDRLFCQGILEPVEYSDWATPIVPVVKKDGSIRICGDYKSTLNKAIKPHCHQIPAVSTLLASIEGGSIYAKIDLAQAYQQLVVDERSSLLQTVSTHKGAFKVTRLQFGISSALGIFQSCIENVLQNIPGVLPYFDDFVVMGKSEDGLANRLEQIFVRFDKAGLRLRKDKCQFSVPSIEFLGFKLDNLGIRPSHDKIKAIHEAPSPKDKKQLQAFLGLLNFYHAFLPNKATIAEPLHRLLDKSARWSWKEQHETAFDTLKRLIASENVLIHYNENLPLVLTCDASPYGLGAVLSHRLADGSEKPIAFYSRTLSKAERNYAQIDREAVALVSGVKKFHNYLYGRFFTLVTDHRPLLGIFTTSKPVPNVISNTMLRRSIFLSAYNFNLVHRAGLRMGNADFLSRCPMLSEAESTTTEDILMIEIFAKPVVSAQLIASQTSKDRELSKVFNWVLRGWPSKINRSDKLYQYFCRRTELSANRGCLVWGNRAVIPSTLRGSILKTLHAPHPGIVKMKAVARSYVWWPNIDAEIELVVKRCSSCQQNRNDQPQATTHHWESAKRPWSRLHVDFAGPFRGKLFFILIDSYSKWLEVTVVNSTSSAAAIKVLCQIFATHGLPDELVSDNGTAFTSEELKNFMKNNLIRHIRSAPFHPSTNGQAERMVQSSKNYLKKAEPGINIDLSLARYLFNQHTTPQSTTNRSPAELLFNRELKTYFDKIQPHEIVYGKVTDPVSTKPFISGSPVWVRNHSTGPTWIEGLVENQTGPISYEVRLNDSRVIKRHQDQLRSRVASEDSDCEILSTEDVEASTIQSSDEVDSSTSGHVVETQSPGPSTNLQPVASSSPTPEEPRRSKRDRQAPQFYSASGC, encoded by the coding sequence ATGGATCGTAACGgcaagcaaataaaaagtagcGGTGATTCGCATTCCTCAACTGATAGCAGCACATTCACTGTGAAGACGGAACGAGTTATTTTGCAAGAAGTCAAACGAGTCAACATGGCTGGAGTTGGGAACTTGGAACCATTTGATTTAAATCATCCAAATAAATGGTCAACGTATATGGCGCGTTTCGATTTGTTCCTTCTGGCCAATGATATACAAGAGGAAGGTCGTCAAAAGGCAGCATTCCTCACATTGGCCGGAGCGCCACTCTACGACCTCTTGGCATCATTGGCGTCACCAAAGCAGGTTAGTAATCTGAATCTTCCCGATATAAAAACGATTCTAACCAACCATTTTTCACCACGTCCATCCGAAATTGCGGCCTATTATCATTTTCACAAACGTGATCAATATCCGGACGAGTCTGTCAGTAATTACATCGCAGCATTGCGCACATTGGCAGTGGACTGCAACTTCGGTACGGCGCTCGACCGCATGCTTCGCGACCGTTTTGTGTGTGGCATGAAGGACGAAGGACTGCAGAAAAGCTTACTGGCAGAAAAGGATCTAACAGTGCAAAAGGTTATCGAACGTGCACTTTCGAATGAGGCGGCAGCCATCAGTGCTATGGCTATGAGGCACCCCAGCGAACCAGTTAATGTTGTCAACGACAATCGTTTTCGTACACGAACAAAAAACGCCGTCAACAGAAACCAGCAGCTGTCATGCAATGGTTGTGGTGGATCACACCCTCGTAAGCAGTGTCCATATCGTGAATCACTTTGCAACGCATGCGGAGTCAAGGGGCATCTGCAGCGAGCCTGCCGCAGCGCGTCAAATGTCAATTCACACAGAGCGTCTTCATCCAACTCAACAAATGCTCGTTCAGGTTCAATGCGGAAAAAATCATCTCGTCGAGAGAATGTCAATCAGATCACGCCCTTGGTCAATCAGAAGAAGTCGATCTCAGTTACGATTAATGGCAGCACATGTATTTTTGAAGTGGATTCTGGGTCGCCTGTGACCATCATGACGGAATCTACGTTCAATAGCGTCTGGTCCAACAGAAGGCCAAATCTTTCCAAGTGTGATTTGGATCTTAGCAATTACCAACGCAACCACATCCCAGTCAAGGGGATCATCGATGTGTCAATTTATTACAACCACCGTAAAATTGACAACTTGCCGCTAATCATCGCAAACAGTGGTGGCTCTAATCTTGTTGGTTGTAACTGGTTCGATGCACTGGGCATACGTATAGAAGGAGTTTTTGCCGTCAACAGTGGTCTCAGCATCAAAGCCATTCTGAAGAAATACGATCATTTATTCTCAACAGATCTTGGTCGCTACACAGGACCACCAGTGTCTTTACAAATCGATTCGGCGGTGCCGCCCGTGAGACTGCCTCCACGCCGTATACCCTTCGCCATTAAGGGGCCCGTGGAAGAAGAACTCGATCGCTTATTTTGTCAAGGTATTTTGGAGCCTGTGGAATACTCCGATTGGGCAACGCCAATAGTGCCCGTGGTAAAAAAGGATGGTTCCATCCGTATATGCGGTGACTACAAATCGACGCTGAATAAGGCAATTAAGCCACACTGTCATCAAATTCCAGCCGTTAGCACGCTTTTGGCTTCGATTGAAGGTGGATCGATTTACGCAAAAATTGATTTGGCACAGGCATACCAACAGCTCGTGGTTGATGAGCGTTCGTCACTCCTGCAAACCGTGTCAACGCATAAAGGCGCATTCAAGGTAACCAGGCTGCAGTTTGGCATCTCATCAGCACTCGGTATATTCCAAAGCTGCATCGAAAACGTTTTGCAAAACATTCCTGGCGTCTTGCCGTACTTTGATGACTTCGTGGTCATGGGTAAATCGGAAGATGGGCTCGCAAATAGACTGGAACAAATATTTGTACGTTTCGACAAGGCCGGACTACGTTTGCGCAAGGACAAGTGCCAATTCAGTGTGCCATCTATCGAATTTTTGGGGTTTAAACTGGACAATCTCGGTATACGACCCTCACATGACAAGATCAAGGCCATTCATGAAGCACCATCGCCAAAGGACAAGAAGCAACTCCAAGCGTTTCTGGGCTTACTCAACTTTTATCACGCCTTTTTACCCAACAAAGCAACAATCGCTGAGCCGCTTCACCGCTTGCTCGACAAAAGTGCTCGATGGTCTTGGAAAGAGCAACACGAAACAGCTTTCGATACGCTTAAAAGGCTGATCGCATCAGAGAATGTGCTTATCCATTACAATGAGAACTTGCCGTTAGTGCTCACTTGTGACGCATCGCCGTACGGACTCGGAGCAGTTCTCAGCCACAGGTTAGCAGACGGGTCGGAGAAACCCATTGCATTCTACTCAAGGACGCTGTCGAAGGCAGAACGAAATTACGCACAGATAGATAGGGAAGCAGTCGCCCTCGTCTCTGGAGTGAAAAAATTCCACAACTACTTATATGGCAGATTTTTTACGCTTGTCACCGATCACCGTCCACTCTTGGGAATTTTCACCACATCAAAACCGGTCCCCAACGTAATTTCGAACACAATGCTTCGTCGATCAATTTTTCTCAGCGCGTACAACTTCAATTTGGTACACCGCGCTGGTCTTAGAATGGGCAATGCAGACTTTTTGAGCCGTTGTCCAATGCTGTCTGAAGCAGAGTCTACGACGACCGAAGACATTCTCATGATAGAAATATTCGCAAAACCAGTTGTCAGCGCGCAGCTGATTGCCTCTCAAACTTCTAAGGATCGGGAgctctccaaagttttcaacTGGGTGTTAAGGGGGTGGCCCAGCAAAATCAACCGCTCCGATAAGCTGTACCAATACTTTTGCCGTCGAACTGAACTCAGTGCAAATAGAGGATGTTTAGTTTGGGGAAACCGCGCTGTAATTCCGTCTACTCTTCGAGGGTCTATTTTGAAAACTCTTCATGCACCACATCCTGGCATCGTCAAAATGAAGGCCGTTGCTCGAAGTTATGTTTGGTGGCCGAACATCGATGCGGAAATCGAACTCGTTGTGAAGAGATGCAGTTCATGTCAGCAAAATCGCAACGATCAACCCCAAGCAACAACGCACCACTGGGAATCTGCAAAACGTCCATGGTCCCGCCTGCATGTGGATTTCGCAGGTCCTTTTCGAGGCAAATTATTCTTCATACTCATCGACTCCTACTCTAAGTGGCTTGAAGTGACCGTCGTTAATTCAACTTCGTCAGCGGCCGCTATTAAGGTGTTATGCCAAATATTCGCCACGCATGGGCTACCTGATGAGCTCGTGTCGGACAACGGAACAGCTTTCACATCTGAGGAGCTTAAGAACTTTATGAAGAACAATCTAATTCGACATATCCGTTCTGCGCCGTTTCATCCTTCTACAAACGGGCAGGCGGAGCGAATGGTTCAAAGtagcaaaaattatttgaagaaaGCAGAGCCTGGCATAAACATCGATCTCAGCCTGGCTAGATATTTGTTCAACCAACACACCACCCCGCAATCAACAACGAACCGCTCGCCTGCAGAGCTACTGTTCAATCGTGAGCTGAAAACTTATTTCGACAAAATTCAACCTCACGAAATAGTTTACGGTAAGGTCACCGACCCTGTCAGTACTAAACCTTTTATTTCAGGCAGTCCAGTATGGGTTCGTAATCATTCGACGGGCCCGACATGGATCGAGGGCCTGGTGGAAAATCAGACTGGGCCTATATCTTATGAGGTTCGGTTGAACGACTCTAGGGTCATCAAACGACATCAGGACCAGCTTCGTAGTCGGGTGGCATCAGAAGATTCCGACTGCGAAATACTTTCAACCGAAGACGTCGAAGCCAGCACAATCCAATCATCTGATGAAGTTGATTCAAGTACTTCTGGTCACGTCGTGGAGACTCAATCGCCAGGGCCATCAACGAATCTACAGCCTGTCGCCTCGTCATCGCCAACACCGGAAGAACCGCGCAGATCGAAGCGCGACCGACAGGCCCCACAATTCTACTCCGCCTCTGGGTGTTAA